In Streptomyces nojiriensis, the sequence GAGTGGAGACCGGAGCCCAGGCCGCCCAGCTGCGCGCCCTCGGCTGCGACACCGCTCAGGGCTGGTACTACGCCCGGCCCGGGGCCCCGGACCGCATCCACACCCTCTCCCTCTCGGACGCGGTGCCCACGCCCTCCTGACGCCCGCCCCGCCGGAAGGACCCGAGCCCCGGCCCTTCGCCCGCGGCCCGGCCCTCAGCCCGCGGCCCGGGCGGGGAGCCCGGGGCCGCGGGCCCGGCGGAGCCCGGCCTGCCTCAGGCTCCGGCGGGCGGCACGGACCGGCTCATGCCGACCTCCGTGCCGCGACCGGGGGTCCGCACGGCCTCCACGACCCGCTCGTACCGCTCGGCCGTGTCGGCCAGCACATCGGCGGCCACCGGCAGCCGCTCCGCCTCGTACGCGTCGAGCACCTCCTCGCCGCCGGGGCCGGCGAGAGCGGCGGCCAGCGTCCGGCCGAGGGCGGCCGCGTCCTGGATGCCGGTGTTCATGCCCAGTCCGCCGGCTATGGGCTGTACGTGCGCGGCATCCCCGGCGAGGAACACCCGTCCTTCCCGTATCCGCGTGGCCATCCGGACGTTGACCCGCCAGGCCGAGATCCAGGTGGCTTCGGTGAGCCGGATGCCCGGTACCCGGGCGTGGCTGTCGAAGATCCGCTGGAAGCTTTCCAGCGAGGGCGGCAGCGATTCGCCCCGCTCGTCCCGCTCGGGCGAGGCCTGCAGCTGGAAGCTGTCCGTCCCCGGCATCGGGCAGAGCAGGATCCCGCCGCCCTCCGAGGTGAACCACTGGTGCCACACGTCCCGGCTGAGCCCGGGTGCCCGGACATCCCCGATCACCATCGCGGGCTCTTCCTGCCCGCTTCCTTCGAAGGGGATGCCGAGCAGCTTGCGGGTGGTGCTGCGCCCGCCGTCGCACCCTGCGAGATAGCGGGCCGCGATCACGGTGCCGTCCGCCAGCTCCGCACGTACCCCGGCCTCGTCCTGGGAGATTCCGGCGAGCTCCGAGCCGTACTCGACGTGCACGCCCAGCGCGGCGAGCCGGTCGCGCAGAGCCGCTTCGATCTGCCACTGCCCGATCAGCAGGCCGCCATCGGTGGGGGTGTCGTTGATGTGCTCCCCGTCGAAGTACTTGCGCAGGACCACGCTCGTGATCCCGGTGGTCGACAGGGTGTCGAGCACGCCGAGCC encodes:
- a CDS encoding FAD-dependent monooxygenase, producing MTDVLITGSGPTGLTLACDLALRGFAVRVIDRRTEPHHESRGKGLLPASLDVFQRLGVLDTLSTTGITSVVLRKYFDGEHINDTPTDGGLLIGQWQIEAALRDRLAALGVHVEYGSELAGISQDEAGVRAELADGTVIAARYLAGCDGGRSTTRKLLGIPFEGSGQEEPAMVIGDVRAPGLSRDVWHQWFTSEGGGILLCPMPGTDSFQLQASPERDERGESLPPSLESFQRIFDSHARVPGIRLTEATWISAWRVNVRMATRIREGRVFLAGDAAHVQPIAGGLGMNTGIQDAAALGRTLAAALAGPGGEEVLDAYEAERLPVAADVLADTAERYERVVEAVRTPGRGTEVGMSRSVPPAGA